GTTAAGCAGAACCAAGAcataatacttggagtgtaagtttagtGGTGCTACTCAGGGAgtggaaggggaggtgaggctggattcacaagtcatccctaGGAGGGGGAGATTTAAGTACCTTATGTATATTATACAGGGGGATGAGGAGATtaatgaagatgtcacacatcgtattgggatTGCATGGATAAAACGAAGACTTGCTTCCGGTGTTTTGTATGACAAAAAGGTACTACCAAAACTTAAAGGTATGTTTTATATAGCGCTGGTCAGATcagctatgttgtatggggctgagtgttggccagtcaagagctCTCATGTCCtaaagatgaaggtagcagagataaggatgttgagatggatgtgcgggcacactagatTAGATAGGATTCAGAATGAAGTTATTCAGGACAAGGTGGGTATGGACCCTATTGAGGACAAAATGTGGGAAGCACGACTTAGATGGTTTGGACATGTGAGGAGGAGAAGCACAAACTCTCTAGTAAGGAGGTGTgggaggttgacattggagggccttaggagaggtagaggtaggccgaagaagAGTTGGGGTGAGGTGAATAGGAATGACATGGCGCAGCTATaactgaccgaggacatgatccGTGATAGGAAGGGGTAGAGGTCTAAGATTAGTATAGTAGGTTAGGTAGTCTAGATTATTTATACCGGTAGTGTTAGTACGTACTCTTGCATTTGGTTGGTAGTAGTTTTTTTTTCCTGCTTCTACATGATTTTTCGGCGTTGTCCCATATTGTTTCTTGTTATTATTGTGGTACCTATGTTTGcctaagccgagggtctattggaaacaacttctctacctccacaaaggtaggggtaaggtctgcgtacatactaccctccccagaccccactatgtgggattatactgggtatgttgttgttgttgttgttgttataatatgcctctctaccttcataggtggggataaggtctgcgtacacactaccctctacaaaccccacttgtgggattttactaggttgttgttattgttgttgtaatagATAATATGTATGTTTGACCAAAAGGCAATAAATGTGGACAACACTAACAATATTCAATGACCCAAAATGTGGAAGATATCATTAAATAATGATAAATAGCAatgaatgacatttaagtaaataagaacAATCGACCTAAAAAGGGTGAGATTTGCGGATATtccttctgacaatgatgaatgattgatgaGCCTTCAAATATTCAAGTAGTTCTCGGATCAAGTGAAAAAGTTATGCAAGAATCTTAGTAGAAAGGTATTTCTCGTGTGCTTGCAATAAAGCCAGATTCTCTCTATAAAGTCAATGTGTTTTCTTACAAGCGAATATCTTATGTCCCCTATCcttgtgtctctttctatttatagggaacatatACCTAGAATACCCTAATAGCACAAGtatagagaatatccactagaatattctcctCTGATGTCTTATCCTAAAACTAGCCGTTATTCACTTTATTTATGTTGagtgctcgacctcgaccctgatcttcgctGACTCTTCGATCTCGATCTTTATTGACTCTTCGACCTTGGTCTTCAATAGCTTTATCGGTCCTGCCCTTCACTTCTTAAGAGATCACTTCGACATCGAGCAGGCCTTTAACAAAGTTGTACTGGCGACACATGGCAGTCTGCGAGTGCCTCTTTAATGTTAACATGGTTTGATCATGTCAAAGGTAATTTTTGATCCATACACTAATGTGACACTGACTCTTTTCCGAATATGAAGgttgaattaattaattttttttatgtgaatcagacaaaaagtttaaaatttcaaaatttgtACTATAAAATTTGAATATATAAAAAGAACTAAGTATAAGTTACAGTAGTTGATGAGTCAAGAACAACCTTGTTTGACTCGCCAATAGTAATAGTGTTACATAAAgtgaaataaaattaatattaacaAGCTATTACAACACTTTCCTTTATTACCAAAATATAGGTCTGTGAAAAATATGAAGATAGAAGACGTGCGTGAAAAATGTTTAAGTTAGAAATTCGATTATTAAAgtgaatttggtttttaattcatttttccaCCCTCATGTTACAAAAGctcaataaaaaaattcaaaataaataatcaaCCCGCCCTCTCGCTGGACCAATAGAAAATGGGAATGTTACTCAAACACAGCAGTCTCTCACTCCTCTTCACTGTGTAGGGTTTATCACTCTCAAACCCCTTGCTTCTAGAAAAAAACCCAGGTAAATTTTGCTCTacaatccttttttttttggctaaTACAACTTTAAACTGCTTAGCTAAACAATTTTAGCTTTTTGGAATTGTGGAAAATCTGAATGTGGAAATGGGGTTatagtcctttttttttttttcttttttctttttgctcatTTTGATTAGTTTCCTGAGTATTAGAACTCAAAAGATACAGGAATAGGAGAATAACAGAAAGATTTCTTGGTGGGGTTTTAGCTTCTTAATGATTTTGTGATAATCTTGGTAGTTCGATTTTGAATTTcacttctcaaaaaaaaaaaattgtttttcacTTCCAATTTCTcatattgtattttggggtttcatTTACCTGTTCTTATTGACAGTGTTTTTGTACTTATGTATTGCTGGAGATGGAGGAGGAAAAACCTGAATTTACAGATGGAAAgaaagttttgatttttttttgtcttttgtaCTTTTAAACACTACTTAGTTAGGCGTTTGGACATGATTTAGTTGAGATTTGGAAAAAGTAGTATTTGAAGCTGAAGTTGAAATAGGGTAACTGTAAGTTTACTGTTTCCAAACAGTCTTTTAGAATTTAAGTGCTTCTGTACTATGTTACATGTAATATAGCCTCTGTGTGTAATATGTGGGaatccatttttcttctttttctttctatttccctcCATTTTTTAATCTTTATCAAGAAAGAGTTCCCTTATTTGTTAATTCAGCTGTGGAGTTTCATAATTTGATGTTGATGCTTAACATTTTCTGTTGTTCAGCATTTCAGCTTTACATGAGTAGCTGAAAGTTAAATATGCAGACAATTAAGGGTGGTTGGGTTGGACAAACATTTGCACTTGCTTCTTACAATGACTCTGGCAGCCGGAAGACTAGGATTAGGCGTTCGAAAGAGGAGAGAAAGACTATGGTTGAAACTTTTATAAAGAAGTAAGTGACCTTATCATTACTTCTATAAACCATGCAATTCTGATAATTTCTGCCAAGTCAAGTTGATTTGGACCAATATGTTTAGGGTTTAGAATGACACTTGTGTTTCAcagttctagtagttcaaaaccTATTCTTCTTTCAAATTCTTCAGATGCTTTAGTCTAGCTAATGAATCACCTCTTATTATCTGTGTGTGAACTTGTCCAAAAGCAGGTTTTTGAATGATATTTTCCTTAAGAGTATCCGATACATATTTGATTTGTGACCTAGAGATTATGTTATAGTAGTATCAAATTTGACAGATTAAGACTTCCGCGGACCCTAGTTCTAGGTGTCCTCAATGGCTGCTGGCAAGTGCGCAGAGATGGAAATGCACAACTGGTTGACATTGCCCCTTGTCATTATATTTTATTGATGTTCTCACTTCTCTGCATATGATGGGTCATAGAGATAAAAAAACCTTTGGATGCTAAGGTGAATGTAGACATTACCCAATGACAAGTACCTGGACCCTGGTTAAGCCATTTGGTCTATGCTTGTTAAGTTTATTGATATGTTAGATAGCTATAGATGAGAAAGGGAACAAGTTGAAATGCAAGACATGTGTTCCGTCCATTGTTTCTTTGCAAGTAAATAAGGTTCCATTGAACTAAAAGTGTCTTTTCTCGTTTATGGGAAGTGTACAGAACAGGCTGCAAAAACATGTTGCTTTCTACCACGAATTCCAATTTTTTTATAGATGTAGAAATCCTATGTGTGCTTAGAAATATGTAGAAAACAACAAGATGTTAGACATTTGGGAGAATGGTAACCCCTTTCCATCAAAAGCTCTTCTATCTCTAACCTTACAAATTGTCCAGATCTTGGCATGTAAAATCCTATTTGTTTAGTAGGATGTAGAATCATTTGTCTATCCCTCATAGTTCTCCTATTCAGCTTCACAATGTGTTTAAAACATCGGTTAGCATCATCCCCTCATTTCTCTCATATTCAGCATCAAACTTCAAAGTTGTATAGCAGTGTTGCAATGTAATATCCTCTCATTTTATGTGGTGCAgttgatttttaatatgaaaattgccaaattttgaattttcaaattaAGGGGTATTAgctcatattttgaaaataaaactcGAATAGTCGAGAGTAAAAAATTCTATCTACTAAAAGTGTTTAGATTTTCTAAATATTTAATTAGCATTTTGAATAAGTCACGACTAAATGATACAGTTAATCTCCAATTTCAAATCGTATCAACTACAAAACGGTAATAATGTCAACAACTTTGAGCCTGATAGGGCACTTTAGGGTGCCAGAACACTTAATAATAGGATAAATGTTTATGGTCGGTTTTTCATAGGTTGTTATTTGGGTCATCTATACCTAGGTGAACATCTTTAGAAGGTGCTAGGGAAGTAAAATTTTCAATCTTCTTTGGAGCACCAATTCTTACTTAACAGCAGTTGGATCGATAGAATGGCATCTTATCTGCACTTGCCTTTATTGATTGCAGATATCAGACGTCAAATAATGGGAATTTCCCATCACTTAATCTGACGCACAAAGAAGTTGGTGGCTCTTTCTACACAGTACGAGAAATAGTTCGCGagataattcaggaaaataaagTTCTAGGTCCAGCTAAGTTGCTTCCCGGAGAGCAAAATGATGTCCATTTTGCAGAACAATATCCACTAGGATCCATATCAACTGAACCACAAAGTTTGTCTTTATCCGAGGAGAGCCATGTTATGTCAACTTTTGCACCCATTCATTACATGAGTAAAAGTGAAGCAGATTTTGGCATGAACACACAGCTTGATGTAGCTGAAGCGAAGGTTGCAGATGATGGACCAAAAACTAGCACAAGTGACTTCAATGAAAGAATTGAACAATCGGATGAATCGTACATAATTGATTCTGAGTCTgatcatcaaataaacaaggatgAGTTTTCATACTCTAGTGGGATCAATGGATTTGACCAGGAGCTGCGCAATGAACAGATGGTTGGTGATTATGAGACAACTGAAGAAAATGAAATTTCTGGTAAATCTGACTTGCGTGACGACCTCTCTGTCAGTCATCAATATACTAATTCACAAGTTTTAGATTCTTCTGAGATCATCTCTGACCCTGTGAATGAGAGTCTTAGCAGTGAGGTCAATGCTTGTCATCCTACAGTTGAAAAGGATGAAACTTATGAAGAACCAATATCTACAGAGTCAGTGGTAAGAGAGGGTCTGGAAGTTAAAAGTGAAAGGACTGAACCGGAAGCATCAAAAGCTAAACCTCTTAAAACAACAGAACTACTAGTGGAGCAGTTTCCCCTGCGGCCTATTTCTAAGAAAATAGATGACTTGGATTCAGGATTAAATGAAACAACCAATGTAGCAAAAACATCCAAAGAAACAGAAATTGAACAGGACATAATAACCTCTTCAGAAAAAGATGCTCAACTGATAAATGAGCCAGTTGATGTCATGACAGCTGATCCAACATCAGAAAAGGCCAGTAAACTGTCGGACGAGAAAGCAGAGCTGAAAGCTAGGGATGCATCATTGGAAATTTTAAGTGCCTCAGAAGAAAGAGCGGCCGTTGCCAATGATGTAATAGTTAAGGCCTCATCAACAGTAAATGGGGTAAGCTTTTGTTAAGCAGTAAACTTTAACAATGTTGATGTAGGTTGAGTGTCAATGTTCCTGCATttgctttcttattttttaaactttatcTTTTGATTTGAAAGCTTATTTCCACTGGTGCTTGTCTTAAACTCTTAATGCACTCATCATTGGTTTGGGGTGTACTTATGACAAATGTATGGGAAATAGAGTTCATGACTTCAACGACAATCTGAAGCTTGCAAATTCATCTCGTCGGACATGCCCTtatgatgaggatgtgtatatttTGTCCACACTTCTTGGCATCTATCATTGTTAGTACTGTAATGGCTAGTATTAAGTTTAATTGGGGAAaaaaggaaatttgaagttttatggAAGAAGTAAGGGGAGGGCATGTGATTTTGCGAATGTGCTAGAGGTTCTTAAGTAAGGCTATTCTGACAAAGTTGAGTGTATCTAACCCCTTTAGCGCTCTAGTAGGGTAACTATTAATAGTATTATTGTAGAGTTTCCTTTCTCTTTTGGGCGGGTTTGGGGTTGGTTTGAGATCCTGGGTTTACATTGTTTCTTCGTAGTGAGTGGGATAGAGACCTAGCATGTATAAAACTACGGTGTAGTATGTATAGTAGATTCAAAGGCCAATATTATCTATAGATGGAATGAATTAACCTTTTCTCCAAGTGATGCGTGTTCCTTGGCTCCTTGCTGTATAATGCTGGAAGTAGTTACTTCATGCTATTATGACCTGTTTTTAAgaaggtttagaaggttgagaTGTTCCAACTTTTTAtggtttctttgattttgataaaaaagaTTTTCCTTCAGCGGCTGAGCAAATTTTCTAGAAGCGAGCTTGTTTACATGTTGAGAATAAAACATGATTTTATCTATTTTTGCATGTAACTTTGAAACACATGTATACCCAATTTCAACTTATTGTCATGCTCATGTACAACTGCATGATGTCCTGTCAATTGTTTGTTCAGCATTTGAATGCATAACCACTTACATAGCATTAGACTTTTACTTTTCTACCATGATCTTAATAATGAATATTCAGGTATTAAGGTTGTCATATTTTGTATTCTGCAGCTAACTTGAACTAAACAGCGTAACTTGTTGCTGTATTAAAAAAAGGTCCAATTAGTGATGTGTGCGAAATGGGTTGTTACTCATCTACTTCTGGACCATGATCGCCTATTATAGAACTTCTCTCTATTTATTGTTAACATGTTATGTTCAATTTTTTCAAACTTTTGCAGACTGTCAATGCATCTAGTCCTATGCTTAATGAGACTTTTGACAGCAGTAGTAACAATGGCACTTCTAAGAAACCGACTGCTGACGAGTTGATTGAGGCTAAAGGTAAAACCAACGTTCAACATGGTAGTGGCCAGAAGACAGGAGGCAATCCACCACTTGACAGAATTCATCTGTGAGTACCTTGAGAAAGCTCTTGGACGGCTAAATGCTGTTCCATTCCATTTTCTTCCTATGTTCTAGTGTCAACAAGTTCATCATTCCTGCAATACAATTCCCACTAATTTTACTATTTTCTTGTTCATTTCTCTAGTGAAACATGGAAAAGCGCTTCGGCAAAATCCAAGGAACATGAAACAAATCCACTCCTGGCATTATTGAAGGCATGTATCACGGCTTTTGTGAAATTTTGGACCGAAGAATAGcttctttgccttttcttttagTACTTTGAGAATGGCTGTCGATCCTGCTAGCAGTTGCTGCAGTGATTTTCGTTTCATGAGCGAATGGCTTTCTCGAATTATATAATCTTTGAACTGAAGTAGAAGTTACATACTCTACTACAAGGATCTCTCAAACCAAAATCTCAACGCTTTCTGCAGGTCAGGATAATATCTTGTATATTAGGAACTTGTGCTAGTTGTGATGCAGGGCATATGCCTGATTAGTTTTAGCAGGTATTTTTAGATGAATTAATCACATGAATGATGAACATGTCAATTCTGAATCcagaaataatagatgaaattcATGTCAAGAGAGATCTTAAGGCAAATGTTGTCTTCAAAAGAGGTTTCATTTTCCTTTGAGCTTGGCATGtttcttgaaaattttgaaaaacttcaGACATGAAAGCTAAAATTTGCATAAGTTCAAAATTTCATATATTTGTTTGAAATTTAGCTTTGCAGTCCCCAACTACAAACGTGTATGATGTATGCTTGAAGCTAAATGCTTTTCCAACAAGATTCGGAATTCAAGACTCATTTCTTCAAACTTGCAGCAATAGTGAATAATTGCAAACTTTAATTTGTTCTAGTTGAATATTTCAGAACTACTATGATGATTTTACTGTACAACCAACAGGTCACTACCATTTGCAATGAGATATAACAGGTGAAGAACATAATGAAAATTGAAACTGAAGACAAACTTGTTCATTATAGCAAAGTACACAGCCCATgctacataaaataaaatagctAGACACACTACTCCTATATCTCTTTGATGAATCATAACAGTGTCCCACATGTTAAATGCTTGCTTAATAACTGGAAATGTATAGCAAAAGAAACCATAAAGGAAATGATCACAAAATCAAGTCAAACTATTGATGGGAAAAAGATTAAGATGGTCAAATACTCCTTTATCCTTTTTTTTAGTCAATGTTCGGTATTTGCTTTGGGTTTGAAAATCTAGATTCGTGATGGAAAATCTCACTTTGGGGGCAGAAGGGCACCACCAGGAGTGGAGCTTGTGGCTTAATTTGACTCAACATGAGGAAACTTACCATATTAAGACATACTCCTcccgttctaatttatgtgaaccagtttgactgggcacggagtttaagaaaaaacgaatactttttgaatttgtggtcctaaacaagtcaaaaaggggtccagagtatttgtatTGTCATAAAAGCTTtccattaagggtagaattggaagtttaagctaaattgtttccaaatttagaaaggggccattgtttttggaacagaccaaaaaggaaatatgttcacataaatttgACGTAGTGcgttttttttttaaagtctgaatcttaattattcagatcttaatcgttaagttgtttttttttttacttcacaaccacttaataggtctgaataggtctgtatcattaagatctataacaaagacttaatttcattaagatgctatcatccatATTGATTATTAATTGCCgccaccgcctaccattatcaactaccacctaCCACTACCATCATCCTCAACCATAGCCGTCACCATTGTCGACTACCTCCATTCCAACCATTCCCACCACTCCCACCGCCATCATTAACGACAACcaacactcatccacctcaactaccacaactaatcaccccatcatcatcaacaaccaTAGCTGGCACTGCCCATCATTATAAACTACCATCACCatcttcctcaatcacaactatCACCACCACCACCTGCCATTATTAAatatcaccacccaccaccaccacccTCAATCATAATAGCTGCCACTACcaatcactactagctactatcctaaactaccaccaaccaccgcttttagtcggcattcacaagcactaccgttagccatcaccaccaacaactatcatattttaaaaagctATATATTTTAGTGAtgtaatattagattaattagtattttatttaaattttatgtttattagttttcaaataaacgtaaattttatacattcagatgttaaaaatcaaaaagtcttaatcatttagtattcagatcttaatactcATTTTGacattcagatgtgtattcagattcagatgtcttaatcttaatacacattttGATATTCAGACGTGTATttagattcagacgtcttaatcttaaaaaaaaaacaaatgaggccttagtGTCTCTTTCTTGATTCTATGGGTGATGGTGCATGGCCATTCTTAGTTGGTGGAGCGATTTATCTGGTTAATCTTGTTAATGAACAAGACCTCAATCTGCTAACTAGCTATGCGGAGGTGTCCCTTCGCGACCAGCTTTTTAGAGGGACTACGACCTTTTAGGCCGCAGAAGTTTGAGGCAATAACAGGTCTGTGATGCTCTTAGATATTATGCGCGCTACACTTGTGTATTCAACGAAGCGCTCTCTATCAGTGGCGATCCTCTGGTTAAGGATGAATGAGTACTTACTGCTCCACTTTTATAACTCTCTTTAGCGACATGACAGCCAAAAATAATAACCTTAAATAATATTTCAAGATCATTGTGTCGAACTCTTGTGTCTTTTTCTTGTGCTGGTAgccaaaatattttaaagagaGGGATATTTAAAAAGTTTGAGATTcttaagtaggcgtttggacataagaattgtaaaattcgatAAAATAGTGAAAagtattttcaagtgaaaatagtatttgaaatttagagttgtatttgaaaataaatttcagtttgggttgtttttgaagttttgtgagtgatttgagtgaaaattttgaaaaataactttttggagtttttcaaatttttaaatttttttaaaatgcatcttcaagtgaaaattggaaattttatgaacaaatgttgatttcaaaaaaatgtgaaatttttttggaaaaaacttccatcaaattttatgtccaaactgGCTCTAAGAAAACTTTGATATCAAGGAATAAATTAAAGTGGTAGTTAAACAAGTTAACATTAGAATATTGAGTATTGATATTTTCTTGGTAGCCCAACCTATAGAGCTTAATTTACTGTTACCAATGAGATAAAATGCCCACAATCATTGGGACATAGATTAAAGCATAATCAATACTAGTATTTTGCGTTTGCATGAAAttcataaaagaaaataaaaaatagaaacacATTAATTAATTGTCTTTCACGAGCATTAAGAGTGGAACCCCACATAACAGTGTGTTGGTTATCTTTGATTCCATATGCAATCCAAATTAGATGAATGTGATTAGATTCTAAATCTAAATTCATAAAGTTAAAAACTTAAAATTCAATTTGCACtagaaatcaacaaaaaaaaaagtaagtgGACTTGACCTATTGAATTATGACTATATCTGCTATTCTGATAGTTCGGTAAAGATGAAATTGGaacaattgattttttttttaattttttaaattttggattCCACAagaatttgtagatatttttaaTACTGGATCGTGAGAGTTATTTCTTTCGTTCTCCTTATTTTTACCCATAATAGATATTGGTATATCCGAATTTCGTTCTTGATAGAATTTAGGATCTGAGTATGAGTAAACTAGATAAAACGGAATCATAGAATTAAGAATAAGAATAGGTTAAGAAGGGGAGACATTTCACGTGGAAAGATTCATTAGGTAGGAAAAGGATAGTGGGTATATTATTGGGTAAACCCAACCAAAAATCCTTATCTTGATTTTACAGTTAATTATACAAATAAACAGACAGagagatattttattttttggacaaaaagaTCTGTTaggtttttaattaaataaggctCCATCAAAAGGTATCCTATGCACGTTTGAGAGTGACGTACTCTCTAAGGTTAAAATTCGCAACTTAAAATAATTAGAATAGTAAGTAAAACTGAATTACTCTATCCATTAAAGTTTTGGCGGTACAATTCTTTTTTATGctattagtatatataatttaaatccgTAATGCAATATGCTATTGCTTCACTTtctagtgtgtatatatatgtgtggttttctactcttTATACAAATAGCCGACGatcaatattattatttatttttttagtcggTATATATATAAGCGGCTAAAATGCTTACCATGAATTTCGAACCTTGCATTTAGATCAATATATGTAATTTAAACCTcattttattgggatgagatgTGTCAAGGTTTTATTAAATAAATCAAAGTTACAAGAAGATAGGTTTTAATTTGTCGAAGtaacttttttattttccttccttttttaatTATGTCGAATTTTAACGTAAGTTGCATAACTTCCACTTCCATACAGCAATCCCCAAACCTGTGAAAATCATGAATTTCAGATCCGACAGATTAAGATTGTTCCctcaaaatttatatttttctcttGTCTTATGTATTATTATTACTTCTATTTTATCTATTGATTGAACGTAAGTGTGGTGATCACATTGTATTTGTCTCTTGAGTCACATGCATGTATATCTATGCATGTTTCTAAGATTTGGTTTTCAAGTTTAAGTCTATATTCAATGCTTTAGATCCTCACAATAAACAAAAAGACAATCTAGATATTATggtattaattaaatattatttccAACAACAATCTTTGTATTAATTACCTCAATCCATTCATCTTAATTTTTATCTTTTCATAAATGGCTCATATCAAAGCACACAAGGCT
The sequence above is drawn from the Nicotiana tabacum cultivar K326 chromosome 13, ASM71507v2, whole genome shotgun sequence genome and encodes:
- the LOC107801062 gene encoding uncharacterized protein LOC107801062; this encodes MQTIKGGWVGQTFALASYNDSGSRKTRIRRSKEERKTMVETFIKKYQTSNNGNFPSLNLTHKEVGGSFYTVREIVREIIQENKVLGPAKLLPGEQNDVHFAEQYPLGSISTEPQSLSLSEESHVMSTFAPIHYMSKSEADFGMNTQLDVAEAKVADDGPKTSTSDFNERIEQSDESYIIDSESDHQINKDEFSYSSGINGFDQELRNEQMVGDYETTEENEISGKSDLRDDLSVSHQYTNSQVLDSSEIISDPVNESLSSEVNACHPTVEKDETYEEPISTESVVREGLEVKSERTEPEASKAKPLKTTELLVEQFPLRPISKKIDDLDSGLNETTNVAKTSKETEIEQDIITSSEKDAQLINEPVDVMTADPTSEKASKLSDEKAELKARDASLEILSASEERAAVANDVIVKASSTVNGTVNASSPMLNETFDSSSNNGTSKKPTADELIEAKGKTNVQHGSGQKTGGNPPLDRIHLETWKSASAKSKEHETNPLLALLKACITAFVKFWTEE